From Leptodactylus fuscus isolate aLepFus1 chromosome 11, aLepFus1.hap2, whole genome shotgun sequence, one genomic window encodes:
- the LOC142184958 gene encoding cdc42 effector protein 2-like produces the protein MPAKTPMYLKTSTPKRGKKPKLRDVLSREMISPPLGDFRHSAHIGLEGEEDMFGELSFLQGKYDLLPNLGRKLTLQSADNSLDQEFHDSDGSFRPFLKNAVSLPVFTGTDNKERAPPKPPRLHLEEVPSQRSMSISYGEGCFHREEDMSFSSISKEESSRFLTTSTSSSEGSITGSRCGTDGSQSKMDNMDSQSQDNPPSESLFGLELDFGPSILDDVLRIMDDYKAS, from the coding sequence ATGCCAGCGAAAACCCCCATGTACCTGAAAACCTCAACTCCCAAGAGAGGTAAAAAGCCAAAACTTCGAGATGTCTTATCGAGGGAAATGATCAGCcctcctttaggtgacttcaggcaCAGTGCTCATATAGGACTAGAAGGAGAAGAAGACATGTTTGGAGAGTTGTCCTTCTTGCAAGGCAAGTATGACCTACTTCCAAATTTGGGACGAAAATTGACTCTCCAGAGCGCAGACAACAGCCTGGACCAAGAGTTTCATGACAGTGATGGAAGCTTCAGACCATTCCTCAAAAACGCAGTCTCTCTCCCTGTTTTTACTGGAACAGACAATAAGGAGAGGGCTCCTCCAAAACCTCCCAGACTCCACCTAGAAGAAGTCCCAAGCCAACGTTCCATGTCTATAAGCTATGGTGAAGGATGTTTTCATAGAGAAGAAGATATGTCTTTCTCCTCCATCTCTAAAGAAGAAAGCAGCCGGTTTTTGACAACTTCTACAAGTTCTTCTGAAGGTTCCATCACTGGTAGTAGATGTGGGACCGATGGATCACAAAGTAAAATGGACAACATGGACTCCCAGAGTCAGGATAATCCTCCTTCTGAATCTCTCTTTGGGCTGGAGCTGGACTTTGGCCCATCGATTCTGGATGATGTTTTGAGGATAATGGATGATTACAAAGCTTCCTGA